The Enterobacter asburiae genome window below encodes:
- the wzyE gene encoding ECA oligosaccharide polymerase has translation MSQLQFSGLLVVWLLSTLFIATLTWFEFRRVRFNFNVFFSLLFLLTFFFGFPLTSILVFRFDVSVAPPEILLQALLAATCFYAVYYVTYKTRLRSAQAAAPRRPLFTMNRVETHLTWVMLMTIALVSVGIFFMHNGFLLFKLHSYSQIFSAEVSGVALKRFFYFFIPAMLVVFFLRQDSKAWLFFLVSTVAFGILTYMIVGGTRANIIIAFAIFLFIGIIRGWISLWMLVAAGVFGIVGMFWLALKRYGMNVAGDEAFYTFLYLTRDTFSPWENLALLLQNYDKIDFQGLAPIVRDFYVFIPSWLWPDRPGVVLNTANYFTWEVLNNHSGLAISPTLIGSLVVMGGAWFILPGAVAVGLIIKWFDWLYVRGNEETNRYKAAILHSFCFGAIFNMIVLAREGLDSFVSRVVFFMVVFGLCLLLAKLLYWLFDSAGLVHKRERQGSTTLSQV, from the coding sequence ATGAGTCAGTTGCAATTCAGCGGCTTACTGGTTGTCTGGCTTCTGAGCACCCTGTTTATTGCCACGCTTACCTGGTTTGAATTCCGCCGGGTGCGTTTCAACTTTAACGTTTTCTTCTCGTTACTGTTTCTGCTGACCTTCTTTTTCGGCTTCCCGCTGACCAGTATTCTGGTCTTCCGTTTTGACGTGAGCGTCGCGCCGCCGGAAATCCTGCTCCAGGCGCTTCTGGCGGCAACCTGCTTCTATGCCGTCTACTACGTCACCTATAAAACGCGTCTGCGTTCAGCGCAGGCTGCTGCCCCGCGCCGGCCGCTTTTTACCATGAATCGGGTGGAAACCCACCTGACGTGGGTGATGCTGATGACCATCGCCCTGGTCAGCGTCGGTATCTTCTTCATGCATAACGGCTTTCTGCTGTTTAAGCTCCACTCCTACAGCCAGATTTTTTCGGCCGAAGTCTCGGGCGTGGCGCTTAAGCGTTTCTTCTACTTCTTCATTCCGGCGATGCTGGTGGTCTTTTTCCTGCGCCAGGACAGCAAAGCGTGGCTGTTCTTTCTGGTCAGCACCGTCGCGTTTGGCATTCTGACCTACATGATTGTGGGCGGTACGCGCGCGAACATTATCATCGCCTTCGCCATCTTCCTGTTTATCGGCATCATCCGCGGCTGGATCTCGCTGTGGATGCTGGTTGCAGCAGGCGTGTTTGGCATTGTCGGGATGTTCTGGCTGGCGCTGAAACGCTACGGGATGAACGTGGCGGGCGATGAGGCGTTTTACACGTTTCTCTACCTGACGCGCGATACCTTCTCGCCGTGGGAAAACCTGGCATTGCTGCTGCAAAACTACGACAAGATTGATTTCCAGGGGCTGGCACCGATTGTTCGCGACTTCTACGTCTTTATCCCTTCCTGGCTATGGCCGGACCGGCCTGGCGTGGTGCTTAACACGGCAAATTACTTTACCTGGGAAGTGCTGAACAACCATTCCGGTCTGGCAATCTCGCCAACGCTGATTGGTTCCCTGGTGGTGATGGGAGGGGCGTGGTTCATTCTCCCCGGGGCGGTTGCCGTGGGGCTGATTATCAAGTGGTTCGACTGGCTTTACGTGCGTGGCAACGAAGAGACCAACCGCTATAAAGCCGCCATTTTGCACAGTTTCTGCTTTGGTGCCATTTTCAATATGATCGTTCTGGCGCGCGAAGGGCTGGACTCGTTCGTTTCGCGCGTGGTGTTCTTCATGGTCGTTTTCGGCCTCTGCCTGTTGCTGGCCAAACTGTTGTACTGGCTGTTTGACAGCGCAGGACTCGTGCACAAGCGCGAGCGGCAGGGCAGCACAACGCTGTCGCAAGTCTGA
- the wecG gene encoding lipopolysaccharide N-acetylmannosaminouronosyltransferase has protein sequence MTDKISAPRYALRGLQLIGWRDMQHALDFLFADGQMKSGTLVAINAEKMLAVEDNAEVKSLIEAAEFKYADGISVVRSIRKKYPDANVSRVAGADLWEQLMARAGAQGTPVFLIGGKPEILAQTEEKLRRQWNVNIVGSQDGYFKPEDRQALFERVRDSGAKIVTVAMGSPRQEILMRDCRLVCPDALYMGVGGTYDVFTGHVKRAPKIWQNLGLEWLYRLLSQPTRIKRQIRLLRYLAWHYTGKM, from the coding sequence ATGACTGATAAAATTTCTGCACCGCGCTACGCGCTACGTGGCCTGCAGCTAATTGGCTGGCGCGACATGCAGCACGCGCTGGACTTTCTGTTCGCCGATGGCCAGATGAAATCCGGTACGCTGGTGGCCATCAACGCGGAAAAAATGCTGGCGGTTGAGGATAATGCGGAAGTCAAAAGCCTGATTGAAGCGGCTGAATTTAAATACGCGGACGGGATCAGCGTGGTCCGCTCTATCCGTAAAAAGTATCCTGACGCTAATGTTTCCCGCGTGGCGGGGGCCGATCTCTGGGAGCAGCTTATGGCCCGCGCAGGTGCGCAGGGCACGCCCGTGTTCCTGATTGGCGGTAAGCCGGAGATACTGGCCCAGACGGAGGAGAAACTGCGTCGTCAATGGAATGTTAATATCGTCGGCAGCCAGGATGGTTACTTCAAACCGGAAGATCGACAGGCTCTGTTTGAGCGCGTTCGTGACAGCGGGGCGAAAATTGTCACCGTGGCGATGGGCTCCCCGCGCCAGGAGATCCTGATGCGTGACTGCCGTCTGGTCTGTCCTGATGCCCTCTACATGGGCGTCGGCGGCACGTACGACGTCTTTACCGGCCACGTTAAGCGTGCGCCAAAGATCTGGCAAAATCTGGGGCTGGAGTGGCTGTACCGCCTGTTATCACAACCGACGCGCATTAAACGACAGATCCGTCTGCTTCGCTACCTCGCCTGGCATTACACCGGGAAAATGTAA
- the thrP gene encoding bifunctional threonine/serine APC transporter ThrP codes for MAEKQPELQRGLEARHIELIALGGTIGVGLFMGSASTLKWAGPSVLLAYIIAGLFVFFIMRSMGEMLFLEPVTGSFAVYAHRYMSPFFGYLTAWSYWFMWMAVGISEITAIGVYVQFWFPDMVQWIPALIAVGLVALANLAAVRLYGEIEFWFAMIKVTTIIVMIVVGLGVIFFGFGNGGHAIGFGNLTENGGFFAGGWKGFLTALCIVVASYQGVELIGITAGEAKNPQVTLRSAVGKVLWRILIFYVGAIFVIVTIFPWNEIGTTGSPFVLTFAKIGITAAAGIINFVVLTAALSGCNSGMYSCGRMLYALSKNNQLPAAMSKVSRAGVPVAGVAVSIAILLIGSCLNYIIPNPQRVFVYVYSASVLPGMVPWFVILISQLRFRHAHKKAIESHPFRSILFPYANYLTMAFLICVLIGMYFNEDTRMSLFVGMIFLAAVTAAYKLFGLGRRGTTQKVEE; via the coding sequence ATGGCAGAGAAACAACCGGAGCTACAGCGTGGGCTGGAAGCTCGTCATATTGAACTGATAGCGCTGGGCGGCACTATCGGCGTGGGCCTGTTTATGGGCTCCGCAAGCACGCTCAAATGGGCAGGCCCTTCCGTATTACTGGCGTATATTATCGCCGGGCTGTTTGTTTTCTTCATTATGCGTTCCATGGGCGAAATGCTCTTCCTGGAGCCGGTAACCGGCTCTTTCGCCGTTTACGCGCATCGCTATATGAGCCCCTTCTTCGGCTACCTGACGGCCTGGTCATACTGGTTTATGTGGATGGCGGTGGGCATCTCAGAGATCACCGCGATAGGGGTCTACGTCCAGTTTTGGTTCCCGGACATGGTCCAGTGGATACCCGCGCTCATTGCCGTGGGGCTGGTGGCGCTGGCAAACCTGGCAGCCGTGCGCCTTTACGGTGAAATTGAGTTCTGGTTCGCAATGATCAAAGTCACCACGATTATTGTGATGATTGTCGTTGGCCTGGGCGTGATTTTCTTCGGCTTTGGCAACGGTGGACACGCTATCGGCTTTGGCAACCTGACCGAAAACGGCGGCTTCTTTGCCGGCGGCTGGAAGGGCTTCCTGACGGCGCTGTGTATCGTTGTGGCCTCGTATCAGGGCGTGGAGCTGATCGGTATTACCGCCGGTGAAGCGAAAAACCCGCAGGTCACGCTGCGTAGCGCGGTGGGTAAAGTGCTGTGGCGTATCCTGATTTTCTATGTGGGCGCGATCTTCGTCATCGTGACCATCTTCCCGTGGAACGAAATTGGCACGACGGGTAGCCCGTTTGTATTAACCTTCGCCAAAATTGGTATCACGGCGGCGGCGGGCATCATCAACTTTGTGGTCCTGACGGCAGCACTGTCAGGCTGTAACAGTGGGATGTACAGCTGCGGGCGTATGCTCTATGCGCTTTCGAAGAATAACCAGCTGCCTGCGGCGATGAGTAAAGTCTCACGTGCCGGCGTACCGGTGGCGGGTGTGGCGGTCTCCATTGCGATCCTGCTGATTGGTTCGTGTCTGAACTACATCATCCCGAATCCGCAACGCGTGTTCGTTTACGTTTATAGCGCCAGTGTGCTGCCGGGCATGGTGCCGTGGTTTGTTATCCTCATCAGCCAGCTGCGTTTCCGCCATGCGCATAAAAAAGCGATCGAAAGTCATCCGTTCCGCTCAATTCTGTTCCCCTATGCGAACTATTTGACGATGGCGTTCCTGATTTGCGTATTAATCGGCATGTACTTTAATGAAGATACCCGCATGTCGCTGTTTGTCGGGATGATCTTCCTGGCGGCTGTGACGGCCGCATATAAGCTTTTTGGCCTGGGTCGCCGCGGCACCACGCAGAAAGTGGAGGAATAA
- a CDS encoding MFS transporter, with protein sequence MNSLLYALIQALRCHRWLRLLACAFIFSSLGNGLTQVVVFGLLLAWSAPPALLTLAFLFATVPGFIGSTIGEKLCSRCSPISLLILTEGLGLLALLFPLLGVGYHSVAALLAVQSTEALLSGMSWPALTLLFKRGFSEAELPAATCLENVIFASQVLLGTGLGVVLFQKTSVFTLLAIDALSFFGSLLLLWMAGRRFSPAPGPTTMEKGGSATLRWQALTVRQKRSLLILPALAAVGSPAMALLPALAQQLRPQDAAGLALPLLFARSLGQLCGPLLLKKESLMRFAAHTPRIIVCLSIFLAAYGMLPFLSGWTVCALGMIFIAHLASNVLFAAGTFGVLSSFPLTQTASASGKAWRWQTLSASLFTGIAAAVASGFGSVQALYAVSASALLMVALIMRLYRE encoded by the coding sequence ATGAACTCGCTTTTGTATGCGCTTATCCAGGCGCTGCGCTGCCACCGCTGGCTGCGCCTGCTTGCCTGCGCTTTTATCTTTTCTTCGCTGGGGAATGGTCTAACCCAGGTTGTGGTCTTCGGTTTGCTCTTAGCATGGTCAGCCCCGCCCGCTCTGCTGACTCTCGCTTTTCTTTTCGCTACGGTACCCGGATTCATCGGCAGCACGATCGGTGAAAAGCTGTGCTCACGCTGTTCTCCGATCTCCCTGCTGATACTGACCGAGGGACTAGGCTTGCTCGCCCTGCTCTTTCCCCTGCTTGGCGTGGGTTACCACAGCGTTGCCGCATTGCTCGCCGTGCAATCCACCGAAGCGCTGCTCAGCGGGATGAGTTGGCCCGCGCTGACATTGCTCTTTAAGCGCGGATTTAGCGAAGCAGAGCTGCCTGCTGCGACCTGTCTGGAAAATGTGATTTTTGCTTCTCAGGTGTTGTTAGGGACCGGCCTCGGCGTGGTGCTGTTTCAGAAGACATCCGTGTTTACCCTGCTGGCCATTGATGCCTTGAGCTTTTTCGGGTCACTGTTACTGCTATGGATGGCTGGACGCCGGTTTTCTCCGGCACCAGGCCCCACTACTATGGAAAAGGGGGGTTCTGCAACATTACGCTGGCAGGCGTTGACCGTTCGGCAGAAACGCAGCCTGCTCATCCTGCCGGCGCTGGCCGCCGTCGGATCACCGGCCATGGCGCTTCTTCCTGCACTGGCCCAGCAGCTCCGTCCTCAGGATGCGGCGGGCCTTGCTTTGCCCCTGCTTTTCGCGAGGAGTCTGGGGCAGCTTTGTGGCCCCCTGCTGCTAAAAAAAGAGAGCCTGATGCGCTTTGCGGCCCACACGCCGCGAATAATCGTTTGTCTGAGCATCTTTCTGGCCGCTTATGGCATGCTGCCGTTTTTGTCCGGGTGGACGGTATGTGCGCTGGGGATGATCTTTATCGCGCATCTGGCCTCGAATGTTCTCTTCGCAGCGGGCACGTTTGGCGTACTCAGTAGTTTTCCTCTCACGCAAACCGCTTCTGCCAGCGGTAAAGCCTGGCGCTGGCAAACGCTCAGCGCCTCTCTTTTCACCGGCATTGCAGCGGCGGTGGCTTCAGGGTTTGGCTCAGTACAGGCGCTATATGCTGTCTCTGCATCGGCCCTGCTGATGGTTGCCCTGATCATGCGCTTGTATCGGGAATAA
- the hemY gene encoding protoheme IX biogenesis protein HemY encodes MLKVLLLFILLIAGIVLGPMLAGHQGYVLIQTDNYNIETSVTGLTIILILGVVVLFAIEWILRRIFRTGAHTRGWFVGRKRRRARKQTEQALLKLAEGDYQQVEKLMSKNADHAEQPVVNYLLAAEAAQQRGDEARANQHLERAAELAHGDPIPVEITRVRLQLARNENHAARHGIDRLLEVAPRHPEVLRLAEQAYIRTGAWGSLLDIIPSMAKAEVGDDEHRDELQRLAWIGLMDQARADLGSDGLKTWWKNQSRKTRQQVPLQVAMAEHLIECDDHDTAQEILLDGLKRQYDDRLVMVIPRLKTNNPEQIEKVLRHQIKTVGDRPLLWSTLGQSLMKHGEWQEASLSFRAALKQRPDAFDYAWLADTLDKQHKPEEAAAMRRDGLLLTLQNNGTQQ; translated from the coding sequence ATGCTTAAAGTCCTCTTACTCTTCATCCTGCTGATCGCCGGGATCGTGCTGGGACCTATGCTTGCGGGTCATCAGGGTTACGTCCTGATCCAGACCGATAACTACAACATTGAAACCAGCGTAACCGGCCTGACGATCATTCTGATCCTCGGCGTGGTGGTGCTGTTTGCGATCGAGTGGATCCTGCGCCGCATTTTCCGCACCGGTGCCCACACGCGCGGCTGGTTCGTTGGCCGCAAGCGCCGCCGCGCCCGTAAGCAGACCGAACAGGCGCTGCTTAAGCTTGCCGAGGGTGACTATCAGCAGGTTGAAAAGCTGATGTCGAAAAACGCCGATCATGCCGAACAGCCGGTGGTTAATTATCTGCTCGCTGCCGAAGCGGCGCAGCAGCGCGGTGACGAAGCCCGCGCCAATCAGCATCTGGAGCGGGCGGCAGAGCTGGCTCATGGCGACCCGATTCCGGTAGAAATCACGCGCGTTCGCCTGCAGCTGGCGCGCAATGAAAATCACGCGGCGCGTCACGGTATCGATCGCCTGCTGGAAGTTGCGCCACGTCATCCGGAAGTGCTGCGTCTTGCCGAGCAGGCGTATATTCGTACCGGCGCCTGGGGTTCACTGCTGGACATCATTCCGTCAATGGCGAAGGCCGAGGTGGGTGACGATGAACATCGTGATGAGCTTCAGCGTCTGGCATGGATTGGCCTGATGGATCAGGCGCGCGCCGACCTGGGCAGCGACGGTCTGAAAACGTGGTGGAAGAATCAGAGCCGTAAGACGCGTCAGCAGGTTCCTCTGCAGGTCGCCATGGCGGAACATCTTATTGAATGTGACGATCATGACACGGCTCAGGAGATCCTCCTCGACGGCCTGAAGCGCCAGTATGACGATCGTCTGGTGATGGTGATCCCGCGCCTGAAAACCAATAATCCTGAGCAAATCGAAAAAGTGCTGCGTCATCAGATTAAAACCGTCGGTGACCGCCCGCTGCTGTGGAGCACGCTTGGTCAGTCGCTGATGAAGCACGGAGAATGGCAGGAGGCGAGCCTCTCCTTCCGCGCGGCGCTGAAACAGCGTCCGGACGCGTTTGACTACGCGTGGCTTGCCGATACGCTGGACAAGCAGCATAAGCCGGAAGAGGCAGCCGCCATGCGTCGTGATGGGTTGCTGCTAACGCTGCAAAATAACGGTACGCAGCAGTAA
- the hemX gene encoding uroporphyrinogen-III C-methyltransferase — translation MTEHDKSSAVVEETRETVETTPQPETTEKTAEKKNGSNKTSLALSAIAIAIALAAGVGLYGLVKQQGANQTSTSDALVNQLTALQKAQETQKTELEAVIKQQAAALAEANSKQEELTKQLGDVQQKVATISGTDAKTWLLSQADFLVKLAGRKLWSDQDVTTAAALLKSADASLADMNDPSLITARRAITEDIASLSAVSQVDYDGIILKVNQLSNQIDNLQLADNNDDDSPMDSDGTELSSSLSEWRINLQKSWQNFMDSFITIRRRDETAVPLLAPNQDIYLRENIRSRLLVAAQAVPRHQEEIYKQALDNVSTWVRAYYNTDDATTTAFLEDIDKLSQQNITMNVPDKLASQPILEKLMQTRVRNLLAQPGVPAEPSGEAAPAPAPESAPQGE, via the coding sequence ATGACGGAACACGACAAATCCTCCGCCGTGGTTGAAGAGACCAGGGAGACTGTGGAGACGACGCCACAGCCAGAGACGACAGAGAAAACCGCTGAGAAGAAAAACGGCAGCAACAAAACGAGCCTCGCGCTGAGCGCGATTGCCATTGCCATTGCGCTGGCAGCAGGGGTTGGCCTGTACGGTCTGGTGAAGCAACAGGGTGCTAATCAAACGTCCACCAGCGACGCGCTGGTGAATCAGCTCACCGCCCTGCAAAAAGCGCAGGAGACGCAGAAAACCGAGCTGGAAGCGGTGATTAAGCAGCAGGCCGCCGCGCTTGCCGAGGCGAACAGCAAACAGGAAGAGCTGACCAAACAGCTGGGCGACGTGCAGCAGAAAGTCGCCACGATTTCCGGTACCGATGCCAAAACCTGGCTGCTCTCGCAGGCTGACTTCCTGGTGAAGCTCGCCGGACGTAAGCTCTGGAGCGATCAGGACGTCACCACTGCCGCCGCGCTGCTGAAAAGCGCCGACGCGAGCCTGGCAGACATGAACGACCCGAGCCTTATCACGGCCCGTCGCGCGATCACCGAGGACATCGCCAGCCTCTCCGCCGTCTCGCAGGTGGATTACGACGGCATTATCCTTAAGGTGAACCAGCTGTCGAATCAGATTGATAACCTGCAGCTGGCGGATAACAACGACGACGACTCCCCGATGGATTCCGACGGTACCGAGCTTTCCAGCTCCCTGAGCGAATGGCGCATAAACCTGCAGAAAAGCTGGCAGAACTTTATGGACAGCTTCATCACTATCCGCCGTCGCGACGAAACCGCCGTGCCGCTGCTGGCGCCGAACCAGGATATCTATCTGCGCGAGAACATCCGTTCCCGCCTGCTGGTAGCGGCTCAGGCCGTGCCGCGTCATCAGGAAGAGATCTATAAACAGGCGCTGGATAACGTTTCAACGTGGGTACGCGCCTACTACAACACCGATGATGCGACGACCACCGCCTTCCTCGAAGACATTGATAAGCTGAGCCAGCAGAACATCACCATGAACGTGCCGGATAAGCTGGCCAGCCAGCCGATTCTGGAGAAACTGATGCAGACGCGCGTACGTAACCTGCTGGCGCAACCGGGCGTGCCGGCAGAGCCGTCGGGCGAAGCGGCTCCGGCTCCAGCGCCTGAAAGCGCACCACAAGGAGAGTAA
- the hemD gene encoding uroporphyrinogen-III synthase: MSILVTRPSPAGEQLVSRLRALGQVAWSFPLIEFSPGRELSALADQMNTLQEGDLLFALSQHAVEFAHAQLQQQGLAWPTAPRYFAIGRTTALALHTVSSADVRYPLDREISEVLLQLPELQTIAGKRALILRGNGGRELLGETLRERGADVTFIECYQRCAKHYDGAEEAMRWHARGINTLVVTSGEMLQQLWSLIPLWYRENWLLRCRLLVVSERLANQARELGWQDIRIADNADNDALLRALQ, encoded by the coding sequence ATGAGTATTCTCGTCACCCGCCCTTCTCCCGCAGGAGAGCAGTTAGTGAGCCGTCTGCGCGCACTGGGGCAGGTGGCCTGGAGTTTTCCGCTCATTGAATTCTCCCCCGGTCGGGAGCTCTCTGCGCTCGCCGACCAGATGAATACCCTTCAGGAAGGCGACCTGCTGTTTGCGCTGTCGCAACATGCCGTGGAATTTGCCCACGCGCAGCTGCAACAGCAGGGTTTGGCCTGGCCAACCGCCCCCCGCTATTTCGCGATTGGCCGCACAACGGCACTGGCGCTGCATACCGTAAGCAGCGCGGACGTTCGTTACCCGTTAGATCGGGAAATCAGCGAAGTCTTGCTACAATTACCTGAATTACAAACTATTGCCGGAAAGCGTGCGCTCATTTTGCGCGGTAATGGTGGCCGCGAACTGTTGGGCGAAACGCTGCGTGAACGTGGTGCAGACGTAACGTTCATTGAGTGCTATCAGCGCTGTGCAAAACACTACGATGGCGCGGAAGAGGCGATGCGCTGGCACGCGCGCGGCATTAATACGCTGGTGGTCACCAGCGGTGAAATGTTACAACAGCTTTGGTCGCTGATACCGCTCTGGTATCGCGAAAACTGGTTACTCCGCTGTCGGCTTTTAGTCGTCAGTGAGCGTCTGGCGAACCAGGCCCGGGAACTGGGCTGGCAGGATATTCGGATCGCTGATAACGCCGACAACGATGCGCTGCTGCGCGCATTACAATAA